One Nostoc sp. UHCC 0302 DNA window includes the following coding sequences:
- a CDS encoding response regulator gives MSVEMEGKHKTIFLVEDNKADIRLIQEALKNSLVPHEVVTVRDGIDAMAYLRQEGEYANASRPDLILLDLNLPKKDGREVLAEIKADPILKRIPVVVLTTSKNEDDIFYSYDLHVNCYITKSRNLTQLFQIVKSIEDFWLCTVTLPSE, from the coding sequence GTGAGCGTAGAAATGGAAGGAAAACACAAAACCATCTTTTTGGTTGAGGACAATAAAGCCGATATTCGCTTAATTCAAGAAGCGTTGAAAAATAGCTTAGTACCACACGAAGTAGTGACGGTCAGGGATGGTATAGACGCAATGGCTTATTTGCGTCAAGAAGGCGAATATGCCAATGCATCCCGCCCTGACCTGATCCTACTGGATTTAAACTTGCCTAAGAAAGATGGTCGAGAGGTACTCGCGGAAATAAAAGCTGATCCAATACTGAAACGTATTCCAGTAGTAGTTTTAACAACCTCAAAAAATGAGGATGACATTTTTTACAGCTACGATTTGCACGTGAATTGCTATATCACTAAATCCCGCAATCTCACCCAGCTATTCCAAATTGTTAAGAGTATTGAAGACTTTTGGCTCTGTACTGTGACGCTACCATCTGAGTAG
- a CDS encoding hybrid sensor histidine kinase/response regulator — MAGSYLVKILLIEDSLAEARLLQEFLKQAQSQEFALLHVKRLGEALKKLNECTYDVILLDLTLPDSQGLSSLPPLISQAPNVPIVVLTNTNDEELAIEAVRQGAQDYLVKRQVSVDALVRSLRYAIERKQVLESLRTVNETLQNRVEERTAELVKAHELNQFKSEFVSMLSHDIRNPLNTILLAAGLLQNNDDQLSKERKLKHLQIIRSAIKNMAQLLDEVSLIGKADSGKLGCEFISLDLEAFCRQLVEEAQLTATEKHLNLVFASHGKLSEYVWDESLLRHILGNLLNNAIKYSKPSEMIRFELIAQEKTVIFQIQDWGIGIPQEDQKQLFQPFHRADNVGTIPGTGLGLAIVKKCVEAYGGEIVVNSDVEVGTTFTVTLPLLRI, encoded by the coding sequence ATGGCTGGGAGCTACTTAGTAAAAATCTTGTTAATTGAGGACAGTTTAGCAGAAGCTAGGTTGTTACAAGAGTTTCTCAAGCAAGCCCAGTCCCAGGAGTTTGCTCTGCTTCATGTGAAGCGATTGGGGGAAGCGCTCAAGAAACTAAATGAATGTACATACGATGTTATTTTGTTAGATTTAACTTTACCTGATAGCCAAGGATTGTCTTCTCTGCCCCCTTTGATCAGCCAAGCACCAAATGTCCCAATTGTTGTATTAACAAATACGAACGATGAGGAACTGGCAATTGAGGCGGTACGGCAAGGTGCGCAAGATTATCTGGTCAAGCGACAGGTAAGTGTAGATGCATTGGTGCGATCGCTGCGCTACGCGATCGAGCGTAAGCAGGTTTTAGAATCATTACGCACCGTCAATGAGACCTTGCAAAACCGGGTTGAAGAACGAACTGCTGAATTGGTGAAAGCTCATGAACTCAACCAGTTTAAATCTGAATTTGTCTCAATGCTTTCTCATGACATCCGCAATCCTCTAAATACTATTCTTTTGGCTGCGGGACTGTTGCAAAACAATGATGACCAATTAAGCAAAGAGAGAAAGCTGAAGCATTTACAGATAATTCGCTCAGCGATTAAAAACATGGCGCAGTTATTAGATGAAGTTTCATTAATAGGTAAAGCCGATTCTGGTAAACTTGGGTGTGAATTCATTTCACTGGATTTAGAAGCTTTCTGCCGCCAACTGGTCGAAGAAGCTCAATTGACTGCCACAGAGAAGCATCTAAATTTGGTGTTCGCCAGTCATGGAAAATTAAGCGAATACGTATGGGATGAAAGCCTGCTACGGCACATTTTGGGCAATTTGCTCAACAATGCTATTAAGTATTCCAAACCGAGTGAGATGATACGTTTTGAATTAATTGCTCAAGAAAAAACAGTAATTTTCCAAATTCAAGATTGGGGAATTGGCATTCCTCAAGAAGACCAAAAGCAACTGTTTCAGCCTTTCCATCGTGCAGATAATGTCGGAACTATACCTGGTACTGGATTAGGGCTAGCGATTGTCAAAAAGTGTGTCGAAGCATATGGGGGCGAGATTGTAGTCAATAGTGACGTTGAAGTAGGCACAACGTTTACTGTGACCCTCCCTTTGCTGAGAATTTAA
- the kefC gene encoding glutathione-regulated potassium-efflux system protein KefC, producing MHNKDFFFQAFVYLMAAVLSVPIAKRLGLGSVLGYLIAGVIIGPFVLGFVGNEGSDDVMHFAEFGVVMMLFLIGLELQPFLLWRLRVPILGLGGLQVLVTTLLVTVLSLVFGLSWQIGLAIGMILSLSSTAIVLQTLNEKGLMKTEGGQSSFSVLLFQDIAVIPMFALLPLLAMKNGTTASLVANGVIFVAAEQQKASVPGWQQALLVMVTVGGIIVAGRFLMRPVFRFIAATRLQEIFTATALLLVIAIALAMQQVGLSPALGTFVAGVVLADNEYRHELETNIEPFKGLLLGLFFISVGASINFDLLIQQPLLILGLVIGLAIIKFAVLFGLGWLFKLEASQNLLFAFALAQGGEFAFVLFSFATKNNVLTTSVGGILVAVVALSMVLTPLIMLINEKFVQSRFVTTTVEREADTIHDNENPVIIAGFGRFGQIVGRLLIANGFKATVLDHNPTQIDMLRRFGFKVYYGDASRIDLLHTAGARQAKLFVLAIDDREKTIETVDRVRKHFPHLKILARAIDRNHAYELIRRGVEVVERETFGSALDMGVEALKLLGLRSYRAHRAGNTFKNHDEEALRELADIEGDHTLWVARSRQLAKQLEQLLRSDDEDLTHEVDRAWDISDLQKNS from the coding sequence ATGCATAATAAAGATTTTTTCTTTCAGGCATTTGTTTACCTGATGGCGGCGGTGCTGTCGGTACCAATCGCTAAAAGATTAGGACTTGGTTCAGTTCTGGGGTATCTAATTGCTGGAGTAATAATTGGCCCCTTTGTACTGGGCTTTGTGGGGAATGAGGGAAGCGATGATGTGATGCACTTCGCTGAGTTTGGTGTGGTGATGATGCTGTTTCTAATTGGGTTAGAACTGCAACCATTCCTGCTGTGGCGATTACGCGTTCCGATTCTCGGATTAGGAGGTTTACAGGTTTTAGTTACGACTTTGCTTGTCACTGTCCTGAGTTTAGTTTTTGGGCTTTCCTGGCAAATCGGTTTAGCTATCGGCATGATTTTATCATTGTCTTCAACGGCGATCGTTCTCCAAACCCTCAACGAAAAGGGATTAATGAAGACGGAAGGCGGACAATCGTCTTTTTCAGTACTGCTGTTTCAAGACATCGCAGTCATCCCAATGTTCGCTCTGTTACCGTTACTGGCAATGAAAAACGGCACGACAGCGAGTTTGGTTGCCAATGGGGTAATCTTTGTTGCCGCTGAACAACAAAAGGCGTCTGTACCAGGTTGGCAACAAGCTTTGCTGGTGATGGTAACGGTGGGTGGCATTATTGTTGCAGGACGGTTTCTGATGCGTCCAGTTTTCCGCTTTATTGCTGCTACCCGGTTGCAAGAAATTTTTACAGCCACAGCTCTACTACTGGTAATTGCAATTGCTCTGGCGATGCAGCAGGTTGGTCTTTCTCCGGCTTTGGGTACGTTTGTTGCCGGTGTTGTTTTAGCGGATAACGAATACCGTCACGAACTGGAAACTAATATTGAACCCTTCAAAGGCTTATTGTTGGGTCTATTTTTTATTTCCGTTGGGGCTAGTATCAACTTTGATTTGCTAATTCAACAGCCCTTGTTAATTTTAGGATTAGTCATTGGACTAGCAATCATTAAGTTTGCAGTGCTGTTTGGGTTGGGTTGGTTGTTCAAGTTGGAAGCCAGCCAAAATCTACTTTTCGCTTTCGCCCTCGCCCAAGGAGGTGAATTTGCCTTTGTGCTGTTCTCGTTTGCTACTAAAAATAACGTCCTAACTACATCTGTAGGCGGTATTTTGGTTGCCGTTGTGGCATTGTCGATGGTACTGACACCATTAATCATGCTGATTAATGAGAAGTTCGTGCAATCTCGTTTCGTAACCACAACAGTTGAGCGGGAAGCAGATACCATTCATGACAATGAAAATCCAGTTATCATCGCAGGCTTTGGCCGCTTTGGACAGATTGTCGGCCGTTTACTTATTGCTAATGGTTTTAAAGCCACAGTTTTGGATCACAACCCGACTCAAATTGATATGCTGCGGCGTTTTGGTTTCAAAGTCTATTACGGGGATGCATCCCGGATTGACTTGCTGCATACAGCAGGAGCAAGGCAGGCGAAGCTATTTGTTTTAGCTATAGATGACCGCGAAAAAACCATAGAAACTGTTGATCGGGTTCGTAAGCATTTTCCTCACCTGAAAATTTTAGCGCGAGCTATTGATCGCAATCATGCTTACGAGTTAATTCGACGAGGGGTAGAAGTAGTTGAGCGAGAAACCTTTGGTTCGGCTCTGGATATGGGAGTCGAAGCACTAAAATTATTAGGTTTGCGCTCCTATAGGGCGCATCGAGCGGGCAACACCTTCAAAAATCATGATGAAGAAGCTTTGCGGGAACTAGCAGATATAGAGGGAGATCACACCTTATGGGTGGCGCGATCGCGTCAACTCGCTAAACAATTGGAGCAGTTGTTGAGGTCAGACGATGAAGACCTCACTCATGAAGTTGACCGAGCCTGGGACATTTCAGATTTACAGAAGAATTCTTAA
- a CDS encoding NAD(P)H-dependent oxidoreductase — MGSSNQILILFAHPALEKSRVNRPLIQAVQGLASVTVHDLYEAYPNFHIDVKFEQDLLVAHNIIVFQHPFYWYSSPAILKEWLDLVLQHGFAYGHRGTALHGKKLLSAITTGGSKQAYCREGYNYFSIQELLVPFEQTARLCGMEYLPPFVVHETHQLQEQHQIAKHADDYRTAIIGLRDNTINWELLKQFKQLNQNLAEVIKIQEAPHHA, encoded by the coding sequence ATGGGCAGTTCCAACCAAATATTGATTTTATTTGCTCACCCTGCACTTGAAAAGTCACGGGTGAATCGACCTCTGATTCAAGCCGTTCAGGGGTTAGCTTCAGTAACTGTTCATGACCTTTATGAGGCGTATCCTAACTTCCATATTGATGTGAAATTTGAGCAGGATTTACTCGTTGCTCATAATATTATCGTTTTCCAGCATCCTTTCTACTGGTATAGTAGCCCAGCCATTTTGAAGGAGTGGCTAGATTTAGTGTTACAGCATGGATTTGCCTACGGACACAGAGGAACAGCGCTACATGGCAAAAAACTACTCTCAGCAATTACAACAGGAGGAAGCAAGCAAGCTTACTGTCGAGAGGGATATAACTACTTTTCGATCCAAGAACTACTAGTGCCATTTGAGCAAACAGCGCGTCTTTGTGGCATGGAATATCTACCGCCCTTTGTTGTGCATGAAACACATCAGCTACAGGAACAGCACCAAATTGCTAAACACGCAGACGATTACCGGACTGCGATCATCGGTCTGCGTGATAACACCATAAACTGGGAACTTCTTAAGCAATTCAAACAGCTAAACCAAAACTTGGCTGAAGTTATCAAGATACAAGAGGCCCCGCACCATGCATAA
- the trmB gene encoding tRNA (guanosine(46)-N7)-methyltransferase TrmB: MAVVRVRQHVNPLAQKYLTPASPLEWEKIYAELNQPLHLDIGCAKGRFLLNMAEIEPNWNFLGLEIREPLVVEANKLRSQLNLTNLHYLFCNVNNSLPTLLSSIPPGTLQRVTIQFPDPWFKNRHAKRRVVQPELVEILANYLAVDGVVFLQSDMEFIAVEMRDRFTAHPAFKSVGAGKWLTENPLPVPTEREVTTQKKSEPVYRALFVKREVVNGE, translated from the coding sequence TTGGCAGTTGTCAGAGTCCGCCAGCACGTTAATCCACTTGCCCAAAAGTATCTAACGCCAGCAAGTCCCCTTGAATGGGAAAAAATTTATGCAGAGCTAAATCAACCGCTACATTTAGATATTGGCTGTGCTAAGGGCCGATTTTTGTTGAATATGGCAGAGATAGAACCTAACTGGAATTTTTTGGGTTTAGAAATTCGGGAACCGTTAGTGGTGGAGGCAAATAAGTTGCGATCGCAGTTAAATTTGACAAATCTCCACTATTTATTTTGTAATGTGAATAACTCATTACCAACGCTTTTATCTTCTATTCCGCCAGGGACTTTGCAACGCGTTACAATTCAATTTCCTGATCCTTGGTTTAAAAACCGCCATGCTAAACGCCGTGTAGTACAACCAGAATTAGTGGAGATTTTAGCTAATTATCTTGCTGTTGATGGGGTAGTGTTTCTGCAATCGGATATGGAATTTATCGCTGTGGAAATGCGCGATCGCTTTACGGCTCATCCAGCTTTTAAAAGTGTTGGTGCTGGCAAATGGCTAACAGAAAATCCGCTACCAGTCCCCACAGAACGGGAAGTAACTACCCAAAAAAAGAGTGAGCCTGTTTATCGTGCCTTATTTGTCAAACGAGAAGTTGTGAATGGCGAGTAG
- a CDS encoding metallophosphoesterase, whose amino-acid sequence MTLNFRFAIVSDLHLALPHTIWNHPSRFHLVEVSIPAFESVLEHLTQLNLDFVLLPGDLTQHGEPENHAWLQQRLAQLPFPVYVVPGNHDVPVLLADQQSIAFADFPQYYSKFGYDDPQQIYYTRQLLPGVRLIGLNSNSFNEQGEQIGRLDTKQLRWLEEVLAAAGDELVLVMVHHNVVEHLPDQLRHPLAHRYMLENAPELLQLLRRYGVKLVLTGHLHVQDVAYSEGVYEITTGSLVSYPHPYRVLEFHRDNYGREWLQILSHRVESVPDFPELQHSSRQWMGDRSFPFVMKILTQAPLNLPLSQAKELAPGLRDFWATIADGDALLDYPQFPLEVRRYIQSYGAIAPTGKANLIDNNSTLLL is encoded by the coding sequence ATGACTCTCAATTTCCGCTTTGCAATAGTTAGCGACTTACACCTAGCACTTCCTCATACAATCTGGAATCATCCTAGCCGTTTTCACCTAGTGGAAGTCAGTATCCCGGCATTTGAAAGTGTATTAGAGCATTTAACACAACTCAATTTAGATTTCGTCTTGCTTCCAGGAGATTTAACTCAGCACGGTGAACCGGAAAACCACGCTTGGTTGCAACAACGGTTAGCCCAACTACCTTTTCCCGTTTATGTTGTTCCTGGTAATCATGATGTTCCTGTGCTGTTGGCAGATCAACAATCAATTGCTTTTGCTGATTTCCCTCAGTATTACTCTAAGTTTGGCTACGACGACCCACAGCAAATTTACTATACTCGTCAGTTATTACCTGGAGTGAGGTTAATTGGACTGAATTCTAACTCTTTTAATGAGCAAGGTGAGCAGATAGGGCGTTTAGATACCAAACAGCTTAGGTGGTTAGAAGAGGTGCTAGCGGCGGCTGGTGATGAATTAGTCTTAGTAATGGTGCATCACAATGTGGTTGAGCATTTGCCCGATCAATTGCGCCACCCATTGGCACATCGCTATATGTTGGAAAATGCTCCAGAACTGTTGCAGTTGCTACGCCGTTATGGGGTCAAGCTAGTGTTGACTGGGCATTTGCACGTCCAGGATGTAGCCTATTCAGAAGGTGTATATGAAATTACTACTGGTTCTTTAGTCAGCTATCCTCATCCATATCGAGTGCTAGAGTTCCATCGGGATAATTACGGTAGAGAATGGTTACAGATTTTATCTCATAGAGTAGAATCAGTACCCGATTTTCCCGAATTGCAACACTCATCGCGGCAGTGGATGGGCGATCGCTCTTTCCCCTTCGTAATGAAGATACTAACTCAGGCTCCCTTAAACCTTCCATTATCGCAGGCAAAAGAACTAGCTCCTGGTTTGCGTGACTTTTGGGCCACCATTGCCGATGGAGATGCTTTGTTAGACTATCCCCAGTTTCCCTTAGAAGTTCGTCGCTACATTCAGAGTTATGGTGCGATCGCCCCTACAGGCAAGGCTAATCTAATTGATAACAACAGCACACTCTTGCTTTAG
- a CDS encoding FIST N-terminal domain-containing protein, whose product MADQMQWTNALSTHHSLEAAVTDVVQRAVSSLTAPADLGLVFISSAFTSEYSRLLPLLAEKLSVPVLIGCSGGGVIGTTISGQTQELEAEPAISLTLAHLPGVKVQVFHIVAEELPDLDSSPDAWLDLIGVPASPTPQFILLSSSFSSGINDLLQGLDFAYPGSVIVGGQASGGGMGGRVALFCNDRLYREGTVGIALTGNIVLETIVAQGCRPIGEPLQVTKADRNIILELDEKVPLMVLRDLIASLSEKERILAQHSLFVGVAMDEFKLSLQQGDFLIRGILGVDPTAGAIAIGDRVRPGQRLQFHLRDAQASAEDLELLLQSYQDQKDSEPSAVAALMFACLGRGEGLYGKPNFDSELFRRYLQDIPVSGFFCGGEIGPVGGRTFLHAYTSAFGICRAIGLG is encoded by the coding sequence ATGGCAGACCAAATGCAGTGGACAAACGCCCTATCAACCCATCATTCTTTGGAAGCAGCTGTTACAGATGTAGTACAACGAGCTGTCTCATCCTTAACAGCACCTGCGGATTTAGGGCTAGTGTTCATCTCTTCTGCTTTTACGAGTGAGTATTCCCGACTCTTACCTCTGTTAGCTGAGAAACTTTCAGTACCAGTGCTTATTGGTTGTAGTGGTGGAGGCGTGATTGGAACGACAATTAGTGGACAAACCCAAGAACTGGAAGCTGAACCAGCTATCAGCCTGACTTTAGCTCACCTGCCAGGGGTGAAAGTTCAAGTATTTCATATTGTTGCTGAAGAATTACCCGACTTGGATAGTTCGCCTGATGCTTGGCTAGATTTGATAGGTGTACCAGCATCACCAACACCGCAGTTTATTTTGCTGTCTAGTTCCTTCTCGTCTGGAATTAATGATTTGTTACAGGGGCTGGATTTTGCTTATCCTGGCTCGGTAATCGTAGGAGGACAGGCCAGTGGTGGGGGTATGGGTGGTCGTGTAGCCCTATTTTGCAACGATCGCCTTTATCGTGAAGGTACGGTCGGCATAGCTTTGACAGGTAATATTGTTTTAGAAACAATTGTGGCACAAGGATGCCGACCCATCGGCGAACCGTTGCAAGTTACCAAAGCCGATCGCAATATCATTCTAGAGTTGGATGAAAAAGTACCTTTAATGGTATTGAGAGATTTGATTGCCAGTCTCAGCGAAAAAGAACGGATACTCGCACAGCACTCTCTGTTTGTTGGTGTGGCAATGGATGAATTTAAGCTGTCTTTGCAGCAAGGAGACTTTTTAATTCGCGGCATACTTGGAGTAGATCCAACAGCAGGAGCAATTGCAATTGGCGATCGCGTCCGCCCTGGTCAACGCCTGCAATTCCACCTCCGAGATGCCCAAGCTTCTGCTGAAGACCTAGAATTACTCTTACAAAGTTATCAAGACCAAAAAGACTCTGAACCCTCTGCTGTAGCTGCTTTAATGTTTGCCTGTCTGGGACGAGGTGAAGGACTTTATGGCAAACCCAATTTTGATTCTGAGTTATTTAGACGCTACCTTCAGGATATCCCTGTAAGCGGATTTTTCTGTGGCGGTGAAATTGGCCCTGTTGGTGGCAGAACCTTCCTCCACGCCTATACTTCAGCATTTGGGATTTGCCGAGCAATTGGTCTTGGATAA
- a CDS encoding Calvin cycle protein CP12: MTNIQEKANSDIQGKIQEEVEQARAVCDISGSNSAECAAAWDAVEELQAEASHQRNKKQKNSLEKYCDDNPEADECRIYED, translated from the coding sequence ATGACCAATATCCAAGAAAAAGCAAACAGCGATATCCAAGGAAAAATCCAAGAAGAAGTGGAACAAGCACGCGCTGTCTGTGATATATCAGGTAGCAACTCTGCCGAATGTGCTGCGGCTTGGGATGCAGTAGAAGAATTACAAGCAGAAGCCTCCCACCAGCGCAATAAAAAGCAAAAGAACTCTCTAGAAAAGTACTGTGATGATAATCCAGAAGCAGATGAGTGCCGTATTTACGAAGACTAA
- a CDS encoding DUF3177 family protein, with the protein MDYDIWFRPFVWIDYRLAALFMVIIPLILLIWAYVQKAEAIQRLLTIYWRVSSLLAITIYLMIAQYPISFISGLMALILIPVSLWFWVDLNDEIEFQNSGVLKLIFTSWRWAVSVYSVLSALAFIPFLGCAFSGNTLKTPYCRVWFEVPLLFKEYFHHNTKAGFLGFLAVICLVIYLVYLSYFVLIKLGKRGRSAIQH; encoded by the coding sequence ATGGACTATGATATTTGGTTTCGTCCTTTCGTCTGGATTGATTATCGCCTAGCAGCATTATTTATGGTGATTATTCCCCTAATTCTGTTGATTTGGGCGTATGTGCAGAAAGCGGAAGCAATACAACGCTTGTTAACTATTTACTGGCGAGTATCAAGCCTTTTGGCAATTACGATTTACTTAATGATAGCTCAGTACCCAATTAGCTTTATCTCTGGGTTGATGGCTCTGATACTGATTCCCGTTTCACTCTGGTTCTGGGTGGATCTAAACGATGAGATTGAGTTTCAAAACAGTGGAGTATTAAAACTGATTTTTACCTCTTGGCGTTGGGCTGTCAGTGTTTATTCTGTTTTGAGCGCACTAGCCTTTATACCTTTTTTGGGTTGCGCTTTTTCTGGAAATACACTCAAAACTCCCTATTGTCGCGTTTGGTTTGAGGTTCCATTACTATTCAAAGAATATTTTCATCATAATACCAAGGCTGGATTCCTCGGCTTTCTTGCCGTAATCTGTTTAGTAATTTATCTGGTTTACTTAAGCTACTTTGTCTTAATCAAACTAGGCAAGCGAGGACGTTCAGCCATACAACACTAA
- a CDS encoding GNAT family N-acetyltransferase: MVKISQAKPQNTKAIKVFYSECGYGGDLNTLEEDLIFIAQLETKIVGAVRLCSDTGFFVLRGMQVLAKFQQQGIGTRLLQVCTEQLVDQVCYCIPWQHLQSFYQQTGFQEVVPVGVPDILRERFDNYISSGMNVVLMCRSPAPQQVLAPESTNMVSYELSRYYDD; this comes from the coding sequence ATGGTGAAAATTAGCCAAGCAAAGCCGCAGAATACTAAAGCAATTAAAGTTTTTTACAGCGAGTGTGGTTATGGAGGCGATTTGAACACACTGGAAGAAGATTTAATATTTATTGCTCAACTAGAGACCAAAATTGTTGGTGCAGTACGTTTGTGTTCAGATACTGGGTTCTTTGTACTTCGAGGGATGCAGGTTCTAGCTAAGTTTCAGCAGCAAGGCATTGGTACACGGCTACTTCAAGTATGTACTGAGCAACTTGTCGATCAAGTCTGTTACTGTATTCCGTGGCAGCATCTGCAATCGTTCTATCAACAAACAGGGTTTCAAGAAGTTGTACCAGTTGGAGTTCCAGACATCTTGCGTGAGCGATTTGATAACTATATTTCTAGTGGAATGAACGTCGTTCTAATGTGCCGATCGCCAGCCCCACAACAAGTTCTTGCACCAGAAAGTACCAATATGGTTAGTTATGAATTATCACGATATTATGACGATTGA
- a CDS encoding DUF433 domain-containing protein produces MNYHDIMTIEPGKRSGKPCIRGMRITVYDIFEYIAGGMTEAEILEDFSELTSEDIKACLAFAADREKKLFVLSL; encoded by the coding sequence ATGAATTATCACGATATTATGACGATTGAACCTGGAAAACGCAGTGGTAAGCCCTGTATCCGGGGAATGCGAATCACTGTTTATGATATTTTTGAGTATATTGCGGGCGGAATGACTGAAGCAGAAATCCTAGAGGATTTTTCTGAATTAACTTCCGAAGACATCAAAGCGTGTCTAGCTTTTGCTGCGGATCGTGAGAAGAAGTTATTTGTGTTATCCCTGTAA
- the cbiD gene encoding cobalt-precorrin-5B (C(1))-methyltransferase CbiD: MSRSGYTLPVFACASAVAALNWLRDRQPLSIASVDLIEPAQIAEIPIEQVAGLSENIALAITRSDPGDNLDLTKDTPIWAMVEWRKEGDEAVIIQGGEGIGRQMNAGDAPAIYAYAQRLLQENLRRILAPGEKITVTIILPEGRSLAVRTSNAAFGVVEGLSLLGTTGISQPLSTPDQLAAFRAELQEKASRFESLVFCIGENGLDLARKLGINPEKLVKTANWLGPMLVEANIQGVKEILLFGYHGKLMKLAGGIFHTHHHLADGRREILAAHCAIVGLKSLDIQAVFNSPTAEAALSYLRSLDALSGNDWVNQVYNAIAETIDTRSKEYIQSHSELSIDVTVCGSILFDRDRKIIVKSKTAGQLMGKLC, translated from the coding sequence ATGTCTCGTTCTGGATACACACTCCCTGTATTTGCCTGTGCTTCTGCTGTTGCAGCTTTAAACTGGTTACGCGATCGCCAACCATTAAGCATAGCCTCTGTAGATTTGATTGAACCAGCTCAAATAGCAGAAATCCCAATTGAACAGGTAGCAGGACTATCTGAGAATATAGCTTTGGCAATCACTCGCAGTGACCCTGGTGATAATCTTGATCTGACTAAAGATACACCGATTTGGGCAATGGTGGAATGGCGAAAAGAGGGTGATGAGGCAGTGATTATTCAAGGGGGAGAAGGAATTGGTAGGCAGATGAATGCTGGAGATGCGCCGGCTATTTATGCTTATGCTCAACGGCTTTTGCAGGAAAATTTGCGCCGAATACTAGCACCGGGAGAAAAAATTACGGTGACGATTATTCTACCGGAAGGGCGATCGCTTGCTGTTCGGACTTCAAATGCTGCTTTTGGTGTTGTTGAAGGTCTTTCTCTATTAGGAACAACTGGGATTTCTCAACCTTTGAGTACACCTGATCAGCTTGCAGCTTTTCGCGCCGAATTACAAGAAAAAGCTAGTCGTTTTGAAAGTTTAGTATTTTGTATTGGCGAGAACGGCCTAGATTTAGCGCGGAAACTAGGTATCAATCCTGAAAAATTAGTAAAAACTGCTAATTGGCTTGGGCCAATGTTGGTAGAAGCTAATATCCAAGGTGTTAAAGAAATATTACTTTTTGGTTACCACGGCAAGTTGATGAAACTGGCAGGTGGCATTTTTCACACTCATCATCACCTTGCTGATGGACGCCGGGAAATTTTGGCAGCCCACTGTGCTATCGTGGGTTTAAAGTCACTAGATATACAAGCAGTATTTAATAGTCCTACCGCTGAAGCGGCACTGTCATATCTCCGATCGCTAGATGCTTTATCTGGCAATGATTGGGTAAATCAAGTTTATAACGCGATCGCCGAAACTATCGATACTCGTTCTAAAGAATACATCCAAAGCCATAGTGAGCTGAGTATAGATGTAACAGTATGTGGCTCTATCCTCTTTGACCGCGATCGCAAAATTATCGTGAAGAGCAAAACAGCCGGCCAGTTAATGGGAAAACTATGTTAA